The following DNA comes from Trueperaceae bacterium.
AAGCACGACCGTGTCAGGCGGGGTTGGGCGCGCCGCGACCCGTGGGCCGGGGAGGGTCACCAGATCTCGGAGAACTTCTCGCGCAGCTCCGCGTCGTGCTCGGCGAGCCAGTCGTAGTCGATGGGCAGCGAGACGATCTTGTCGGCGGAGGGGAGCCCGACGGGCGGGGCGACGTCCGTCCGGACGGGGATGAAGAACTTGCTGACCATGACTTCCTGGCCGGCCTTGGACACGATGAAGTCGACGAAGGCGCGGGCGGCCTCCACGTTCTTGCTGTCGGCCGTGATGCCGATGGGGCTGGCGACCGTGACGGCGCCTTCCGCCGGGAACAGGAAGGCGACGGGCGCGCCCTCGGCGGCCTGGTTGGCCAACACGTAGTCGATGCCCTTGATGACGGCGAACTCGCCGCTGGTCAGGCCGCGGGTCACGTCGCCCGTGCCGCGCAGGAGCTGCATGCCGTTGGCGTGCGCCTTCTCGAACCACTCCCAGCCGAGGTCCTCGTTCGCAACGAAGGCCCCCAGCGCGGTGAACGAGGTCCCGCTCTGCAGCGGGCTCGCGAGCGCCGCGCGCGGGCCCCACTCGAGCAGCTCCGCCCAGCTGTGAGGCGCCTCGGCCTCGCTGACCTGCGTGGTGTTGTAGCCGATGCCCAT
Coding sequences within:
- a CDS encoding ABC transporter substrate-binding protein, producing MHSGRRFGFVPSFLRLGAILVVLGLGCAMAQPSGTLNFYTSMQVDVVDDIIAAFEAAYPDVTVDMLYSGSVELEQRVYAEHDAGNLTADVIWAANPAFFLKLKEAGMLQAYESPEANMVPAELKDEDHMFIAGRVFNMGIGYNTTQVSEAEAPHSWAELLEWGPRAALASPLQSGTSFTALGAFVANEDLGWEWFEKAHANGMQLLRGTGDVTRGLTSGEFAVIKGIDYVLANQAAEGAPVAFLFPAEGAVTVASPIGITADSKNVEAARAFVDFIVSKAGQEVMVSKFFIPVRTDVAPPVGLPSADKIVSLPIDYDWLAEHDAELREKFSEIW